One window from the genome of Fulvivirga lutea encodes:
- a CDS encoding glycoside hydrolase family 15 protein, whose product MAKKHTYDYGLIGNCSFQAHIHKNSSIDWMCWPRFDSSFIFGKLLDDKNGGEFTLFPHDKILKSDQRYLENTNILCTEITSEEGKYRITDFAPRFYQFDRYFKPLMLIRKVEPLEGSPRVRVRCKPVGDYGKIHPEQYEASNHIEYLGLEKELRLTTDFPLAYIINGESIVLNETKYLVLTYGAPLEAPLKSTCELFLEKTKLYWRGWVKNLSVSNFHQADINRSALALKIHQYEDTGAIIAAGTTSLPEADGSGRNWDYRYCWMRDAYYTLTAFNNIGHFEELERYFNYIVNISVKVEDRFQPLYGITGETALDELILDLPGYKGNSPVRVGNQAYTHVQNDVYGQVLVSLLPLYTDKRFINVERSDSLKLIKTLLKKIEDLMDEPDAGLWEFRNFAQYHSYTYLFHWAGASAAKKIGKSFNDKSIEKLADKLIKASSDKIEACLDKDRGVYTQAIGTKNLDASDLQLIMMNYLDHNSDIAKKHLKALEKDLKTKEGLFFRYKHKDDFGEPETTFLICAFWYVEALTCVGRVDEAIKTFEQLVSYSNHVGLLSEDVDAANGSQWGNFPQAYSHVGLVNAAYRISRKLDKPNFL is encoded by the coding sequence ATGGCAAAGAAACATACTTACGATTATGGCCTCATTGGCAACTGTTCATTTCAGGCTCACATACATAAAAATTCAAGTATCGATTGGATGTGCTGGCCACGCTTTGATAGCAGCTTTATTTTTGGAAAGCTATTAGATGATAAGAATGGCGGTGAGTTTACATTATTTCCTCATGATAAGATTTTAAAATCGGATCAGCGCTATTTAGAAAATACCAACATTCTTTGCACAGAAATAACTTCGGAGGAAGGCAAATATAGGATCACAGATTTCGCCCCAAGGTTTTACCAGTTTGATAGATATTTTAAGCCGTTAATGCTTATCAGAAAGGTAGAGCCTTTAGAAGGTTCACCGAGGGTGAGAGTACGTTGCAAGCCTGTAGGTGATTACGGAAAAATTCACCCTGAACAATATGAGGCGAGTAATCATATAGAATATTTAGGGCTCGAAAAAGAACTAAGACTCACAACAGACTTTCCATTAGCCTACATCATTAACGGTGAGTCCATTGTGCTTAATGAAACTAAATATCTTGTACTTACTTATGGAGCTCCTTTAGAAGCCCCTTTGAAGAGCACTTGTGAGCTTTTTCTGGAAAAAACTAAGCTTTATTGGCGAGGCTGGGTAAAGAACCTTAGCGTAAGCAATTTCCATCAGGCCGACATCAATCGCTCAGCATTAGCCTTAAAAATACACCAGTATGAAGATACTGGTGCGATAATCGCTGCAGGTACAACCAGCTTGCCGGAAGCTGATGGAAGTGGCCGCAATTGGGATTACCGCTATTGTTGGATGCGGGATGCCTATTATACACTCACTGCATTTAATAATATAGGTCACTTTGAAGAATTGGAGCGGTATTTCAACTATATCGTAAATATTTCAGTTAAAGTTGAAGACAGGTTTCAACCGTTATATGGTATTACGGGCGAAACGGCACTTGATGAGCTTATTCTAGACCTGCCTGGTTACAAGGGAAATTCTCCGGTACGCGTTGGTAATCAGGCTTACACACATGTTCAAAATGATGTGTACGGACAAGTTCTGGTTTCCTTACTTCCCTTATACACTGACAAACGATTTATCAATGTTGAGCGCTCAGACTCTTTAAAATTGATAAAAACACTTCTTAAGAAGATAGAGGATTTAATGGATGAACCAGATGCAGGGTTGTGGGAATTTAGAAACTTTGCTCAATACCATAGTTATACTTATTTATTCCATTGGGCTGGTGCATCGGCAGCGAAGAAAATTGGCAAATCATTTAATGATAAATCCATTGAAAAACTGGCCGATAAACTGATCAAGGCTTCTTCAGATAAAATTGAAGCCTGCTTAGATAAAGACAGAGGAGTTTATACTCAGGCTATTGGTACCAAAAACCTGGATGCAAGTGATTTACAGCTAATTATGATGAACTACCTGGATCATAATTCTGATATTGCTAAAAAGCACTTGAAAGCGTTAGAAAAAGATCTTAAAACTAAAGAGGGATTATTCTTCCGATATAAGCATAAAGATGATTTTGGTGAACCGGAGACTACTTTTTTGATTTGTGCATTTTGGTATGTAGAAGCTCTTACCTGTGTAGGTAGAGTTGATGAAGCCATCAAGACTTTTGAACAGCTTGTTTCTTATAGCAACCATGTTGGTCTATTAAGCGAAGATGTAGACGCAGCCAATGGTAGCCAATGGGGTAATTTCCCGCAGGCCTACAGTCACGTTGGTTTGGTGAATGCAGCCTACAGAATAAGTAGAAAGCTTGACAAGCCTAATTTTTTGTAA
- a CDS encoding PorP/SprF family type IX secretion system membrane protein: protein MKKLLPLLFAIIYCSAQAQQDPLYSQYLNNPIVLNPAYAGINDVFTASVGYRGQWNGLEGAPTTLSATAHSSFLDNKVGGGLVIIRDELGITTNTQINMTGSYKIEFGDNIFSFGMQFGVNSYRDDNGELAVRDAGDALFEGSQSFTKTNFGAGAILKGSNYFVGLSVPRLVNSKEEFGNVESEIFSRHYYLGLGYVFLLNTSLSLKTGALVKAVSDVPASVDLSSSLLFLDRYSAGILTRNFETYGIILGALLKENIRFNYTFEVPTNQSVGTQFNTHEIGLSIDLELLDGHFIKERYF, encoded by the coding sequence ATGAAAAAGCTACTACCACTATTATTCGCCATTATCTACTGCTCAGCTCAAGCGCAGCAAGATCCTTTGTATTCTCAATACTTGAACAACCCAATTGTGCTCAATCCAGCATATGCAGGTATCAATGATGTATTTACAGCCTCCGTAGGTTACAGAGGCCAATGGAACGGATTGGAAGGAGCACCTACGACACTATCAGCAACGGCACATTCCTCTTTTTTGGACAATAAAGTGGGAGGTGGTTTGGTAATCATTAGAGATGAATTGGGTATAACTACCAATACACAAATTAATATGACCGGCTCTTATAAAATTGAGTTTGGCGACAACATCTTCTCATTCGGTATGCAGTTTGGAGTAAATAGTTATAGAGACGATAATGGGGAATTGGCCGTGCGAGATGCCGGAGATGCACTTTTTGAAGGAAGCCAGAGTTTTACAAAAACCAACTTTGGAGCGGGCGCGATCTTAAAAGGTTCTAACTATTTTGTTGGCTTATCGGTGCCCAGGTTGGTAAATAGCAAAGAAGAGTTTGGTAACGTAGAATCAGAAATTTTTTCCAGGCACTACTACCTAGGCCTTGGGTATGTATTTTTATTAAACACAAGCTTGTCACTTAAAACTGGTGCACTCGTTAAAGCAGTTTCTGATGTTCCGGCTTCTGTGGATTTAAGTAGTAGCTTATTATTTCTTGATCGGTACTCAGCAGGTATACTCACCAGAAACTTTGAAACGTACGGAATTATTTTAGGCGCCTTGTTAAAGGAGAACATTAGGTTTAATTATACCTTCGAAGTGCCAACGAATCAATCAGTTGGAACCCAGTTTAATACCCACGAAATTGGTCTTTCCATAGACCTTGAATTATTAGACGGCCACTTTATTAAAGAACGATACTTTTAA
- a CDS encoding 6-pyruvoyl trahydropterin synthase family protein, with protein MRISVFRKEHFNAAHRLHNAEWDEKTNNRVFGKCNNPNYHGHNYDLIVKLTGEIDPKTGYVYDMKVLSDLIKEKVLKKFDHKNLNLDTEEFKNLNPTAENIAVVIYNILRKEIDKALDLKIKLYETERNFVEYPA; from the coding sequence ATGAGAATAAGCGTTTTTAGAAAAGAACATTTTAATGCAGCACATCGCCTTCATAATGCGGAATGGGATGAAAAAACCAATAACCGCGTTTTTGGCAAATGCAATAACCCTAATTATCATGGGCATAATTATGATCTAATAGTTAAATTAACTGGAGAAATAGATCCTAAGACTGGCTACGTGTACGATATGAAAGTACTTAGCGACCTGATAAAGGAGAAAGTATTAAAAAAATTCGATCATAAAAATCTCAATCTAGATACTGAAGAATTCAAAAACCTAAATCCTACTGCTGAGAATATTGCCGTAGTTATCTACAACATCCTTAGAAAGGAAATTGACAAAGCCCTGGATTTAAAAATCAAACTTTATGAAACAGAAAGAAATTTTGTTGAATATCCAGCGTAA
- a CDS encoding IPT/TIG domain-containing protein, protein MKSYIKIITVSAILISCKNDERLVREYPIPVLTEIVSIEDNSATFGGVINNIENSNIQEYGFLIRLDDKIRYDNSEIIKMTDLNNLQNFHGVLDRVMIADRTYYVVAYAKTNKFTIYGGDVMSYTAKGSFPPKILEVSPMQGKADDEVLISGEKFSSNFNKTWVYPDKNDENLILANSHTISDKEVILFIPPVLESGDYKILIQSGGVLVSSSQTIFISN, encoded by the coding sequence ATGAAGTCTTATATAAAAATTATCACCGTTTCGGCTATATTAATTTCTTGTAAAAATGATGAAAGACTAGTAAGAGAATATCCAATTCCTGTGTTAACCGAGATTGTAAGCATTGAAGATAATAGTGCAACTTTTGGCGGAGTAATTAATAATATTGAGAATAGTAATATTCAAGAATATGGCTTTCTAATTAGATTAGATGATAAGATACGTTATGATAACTCTGAAATCATCAAAATGACAGATTTAAACAACCTTCAAAACTTTCATGGTGTATTAGACAGAGTTATGATTGCAGATAGAACATATTATGTTGTAGCCTACGCTAAAACCAATAAGTTTACTATCTATGGGGGTGATGTTATGAGTTATACAGCTAAGGGTAGTTTTCCCCCGAAGATATTAGAAGTTAGTCCTATGCAAGGTAAAGCTGATGATGAAGTTTTGATATCGGGAGAAAAGTTCAGCTCTAATTTTAATAAGACATGGGTTTACCCTGATAAAAATGATGAGAATCTCATATTGGCCAACTCACATACAATTTCTGACAAAGAAGTTATTTTATTTATTCCGCCAGTTTTAGAATCAGGGGATTACAAAATACTTATTCAATCTGGAGGTGTACTTGTTAGTTCAAGCCAAACCATTTTCATTAGTAATTAG
- a CDS encoding bifunctional alpha,alpha-trehalose-phosphate synthase (UDP-forming)/trehalose-phosphatase: MSKTIIVSNRLPVKVLKKNDGELVYKPSEGGLATGLGSIYKKGNNLWVGWPGRFFKKKDKKLEAKKKLESQNMKPVFLAQEEITLYYEGFSNETLWPNFHYFNQYALYRKSYWDAYEKVNQKFCDEILSELEPGDKVWVHDYQLMLVPQMIRERKPDVSVGFFLHIPFPSFEVFRLLPWRRQLLDGVLGSDLIGFHTYDDMRHFLSAVSRICYISNHHGQIQKDRRTVVTDSFPIGIDYDKYASQAAHPETLKREVEYRTSLGDQKLILSIDRLDYSKGIPARLQIFDIFLKKYPQYQGKVSLMMVVVPSRDSVEKYKDLKEEVDLLVGRINGKYGTVNWTPIHYFYRSFPLEDLSAFYRMADVAMVTPMRDGMNLVCKEYVASKLDQTGVLILSEMAGASKELSDALIVNPNDKHQVVDAIYRALTMTEEEQKKHISIMQKTLKKFNIHHWVSLFLGKLDDVTRKRDELATKVVDKKTQNSIVKAYESNNKRMLFLDYDGTLVAFDSDPQAVKPGKALLNILDKLSSNPKNQVVIISGRDRTTLESWLGHLPVDFIAEHGVWLKDKEGEWHMAEGLDNSWKDEIRDILDIYVNKTPGSFIEEKDYSLVWHYRKVETGLGELRAREIISHLKYLAVNMNLQVLEGNKVVEIKNIEVNKGKAASKWVNHYKPEFIMALGDDWTDEDTFKALPDDAYTIKVGDIHSAAKYSVESPEVVSKLLNELTKN, from the coding sequence ATGTCCAAAACCATAATTGTCTCAAACAGATTACCAGTAAAAGTTCTCAAGAAAAATGATGGTGAATTAGTCTATAAACCCAGCGAAGGTGGACTAGCCACAGGATTGGGGTCAATTTATAAAAAGGGTAATAATCTATGGGTTGGTTGGCCAGGACGTTTTTTTAAGAAAAAGGACAAAAAACTTGAGGCAAAGAAGAAGCTAGAATCTCAAAATATGAAACCTGTGTTTCTTGCTCAGGAAGAAATTACACTTTATTACGAGGGATTTAGTAATGAAACGCTATGGCCTAATTTTCATTATTTCAATCAATATGCGCTATATAGAAAATCTTATTGGGATGCCTATGAAAAGGTAAACCAGAAATTTTGCGATGAAATTTTAAGCGAATTGGAACCCGGTGATAAAGTTTGGGTTCATGACTATCAGCTCATGCTTGTGCCCCAAATGATAAGGGAAAGGAAACCAGATGTAAGTGTTGGCTTTTTCTTGCACATACCATTTCCATCATTTGAGGTGTTTAGATTATTGCCCTGGAGAAGGCAATTGTTGGATGGCGTTCTTGGTAGTGATTTGATCGGTTTTCATACGTATGATGACATGCGCCACTTTTTGAGTGCCGTAAGTAGAATATGCTATATCAGTAACCACCATGGTCAGATACAAAAAGATAGACGCACTGTTGTTACCGATTCTTTTCCAATAGGAATTGATTATGACAAATATGCGAGCCAGGCAGCCCACCCGGAAACTCTCAAGAGAGAAGTTGAATACAGAACATCTCTGGGAGATCAAAAGCTGATACTCTCTATTGATAGGTTGGATTACTCAAAAGGTATTCCCGCAAGACTTCAAATATTTGATATTTTCTTGAAGAAATATCCGCAGTATCAAGGTAAGGTTTCATTAATGATGGTAGTAGTACCTTCACGAGATAGTGTTGAAAAGTATAAGGATTTAAAAGAAGAAGTGGATTTGCTTGTAGGGCGAATCAATGGAAAATATGGAACTGTTAATTGGACTCCGATTCATTATTTCTATAGATCTTTTCCTTTAGAGGATTTATCGGCATTTTACAGAATGGCAGATGTAGCTATGGTTACGCCTATGCGCGATGGAATGAATCTCGTGTGTAAGGAATATGTAGCCAGTAAGTTGGACCAAACGGGAGTATTGATTTTAAGTGAAATGGCCGGAGCAAGTAAGGAGTTATCTGACGCCTTAATTGTTAACCCAAATGATAAACATCAGGTTGTTGATGCTATATATAGGGCATTAACAATGACCGAGGAAGAACAGAAGAAGCACATTTCTATTATGCAGAAAACCCTGAAGAAGTTTAATATTCATCATTGGGTGAGCTTGTTTTTGGGTAAACTGGATGATGTAACCCGTAAGCGAGATGAATTAGCTACTAAGGTGGTGGATAAAAAAACTCAAAACTCAATTGTTAAGGCCTATGAATCCAATAATAAACGAATGTTGTTTCTCGACTATGATGGAACACTCGTGGCCTTTGATAGCGATCCACAAGCTGTAAAACCGGGTAAAGCATTACTCAATATTTTGGATAAGCTTTCTTCTAATCCAAAAAACCAAGTGGTGATTATAAGTGGGAGAGATAGAACTACTCTTGAAAGCTGGCTAGGGCATTTGCCTGTAGATTTTATTGCTGAGCATGGCGTTTGGTTGAAGGATAAAGAAGGCGAGTGGCACATGGCTGAAGGTCTCGATAATAGTTGGAAAGATGAGATCAGAGATATCCTTGATATTTATGTAAATAAAACTCCCGGGTCTTTTATCGAAGAGAAAGATTATTCATTGGTTTGGCATTACCGAAAAGTGGAAACTGGTCTTGGAGAGCTCAGAGCGCGTGAAATTATCAGTCATTTAAAATATTTGGCTGTAAATATGAATCTTCAGGTGCTGGAAGGTAATAAAGTGGTGGAGATTAAGAACATAGAAGTGAATAAGGGTAAAGCAGCTTCTAAATGGGTAAACCATTACAAACCAGAATTTATTATGGCGCTTGGAGATGACTGGACCGATGAAGATACTTTTAAAGCACTACCTGACGATGCCTATACAATTAAGGTAGGCGATATCCATTCAGCTGCCAAGTATAGTGTCGAGAGCCCGGAAGTGGTAAGCAAGCTGCTTAACGAGCTTACAAAAAATTAG
- the folE gene encoding GTP cyclohydrolase I FolE: MKQKEILLNIQRNYNEDDEIADAHVGTSIETPMRKDAFDLSDDEKIKKIESHFTEIMNILGLDLTDDSLSGTPHRVAKMYVKEVFSGLNPENKPKAKLFENKYKYDQMLVEKDITFYSHCEHHFVPIYGKAHVAYISSGEVIGLSKINRIVQYFAKRPQVQERLTVQIAKELQKVLKTEHVGVVVDANHMCVASRGVGDTNSKTGTAFFGGKFKDAQIKNEFLNYINSK, translated from the coding sequence ATGAAACAGAAAGAAATTTTGTTGAATATCCAGCGTAATTACAACGAAGATGACGAGATAGCCGATGCACATGTAGGCACTTCTATAGAAACGCCCATGCGCAAGGATGCTTTCGACCTTTCAGACGATGAAAAGATAAAAAAAATAGAGAGCCATTTTACAGAGATAATGAATATTCTGGGGCTCGATTTAACGGATGATTCATTGAGTGGCACGCCACATAGGGTGGCTAAAATGTATGTGAAAGAGGTTTTTAGTGGATTAAATCCTGAAAATAAGCCAAAGGCAAAATTATTTGAAAATAAATACAAGTATGATCAAATGCTTGTTGAAAAGGATATCACTTTCTATTCACACTGCGAGCATCATTTTGTGCCTATCTATGGTAAAGCACACGTTGCCTACATTTCAAGCGGTGAAGTGATCGGTTTGTCGAAAATCAATAGAATTGTACAATACTTTGCCAAAAGGCCACAAGTGCAAGAGCGTTTAACAGTTCAGATTGCTAAAGAATTACAAAAAGTGCTCAAAACAGAACATGTAGGTGTAGTTGTGGATGCAAACCATATGTGCGTGGCCTCCAGAGGAGTTGGCGACACCAACAGTAAAACCGGAACAGCCTTTTTTGGTGGTAAATTTAAGGATGCTCAAATTAAGAATGAGTTCTTAAATTATATCAACAGCAAATGA
- a CDS encoding aconitate hydratase produces MAFDLDMIKAVYADMAEKIEAARKVVNKPLTLSEKILYSHLHSDQKLEAFKRGKSYVDFAPDRVAMQDATAQMALLQFMQAGKKKVAVPSTVHCDHLIMAKKGAVEDLRNSLSASGEVFNFLESVSNKYGIGFWKPGAGIIHQVVLENYAFPGGMMIGTDSHTVNAGGLGMVAIGVGGADAVDVMAGMPWELKFPKLIGVKLTGKLSGWTAPKDVILKVAGILTVKGGTGAIVEYFGEGAKSMSCTGKGTICNMGAEIGATTSTFGYDESMDRYLRATARAEVADLANEIKEHLTGDDEVYANPEKYFDQVIEINLSELEPHINGPFTPDRATPVSQMRKEAEANGWPMHVEWGLIGSCTNSSYEDLTRAVSIAKQAVDKKLKPKSDFGINPGSEQIRFTVERDGILDVFDKLGARVFTNACGPCIGQWDRAGADKKEKNTIIHSFNRNFSKRADGNPNTHAFVTSPEMVAAVAISGDLGFNPLTDTLTNEDGEQVKLDPPSGFELPEKGFDVEDNGYQEPAKDGSSVEVKVAPDSKRLQLLTPFEPWDGKNITGMKLLIKAKGKCTTDHISMAGPWLRFRGHLDNIADNTLTGAVNYFNDATDKVKNQLTGEYGPVPSTQRDYKAKGIPTIVVGDHNYGEGSSREHAAMQPRHLGVKVILVKSFARIHETNLKKQGMLGLTFANESDYDKIQEDDTFDFLDLDKFAEDKPLTMRINHADGSSEEIKLNHTYNEAQIGWYRAGSALNLIAAKEKN; encoded by the coding sequence ATGGCATTTGATTTAGACATGATTAAGGCAGTTTACGCTGATATGGCTGAAAAAATAGAGGCTGCCCGTAAAGTGGTAAATAAGCCACTTACACTTTCAGAAAAAATACTTTATTCTCACCTGCATTCCGACCAGAAGTTGGAGGCTTTTAAAAGGGGGAAATCGTATGTAGACTTCGCTCCTGACAGAGTGGCCATGCAGGATGCAACTGCACAAATGGCACTATTGCAGTTTATGCAAGCTGGTAAGAAGAAAGTGGCAGTACCTTCTACAGTACACTGCGATCACTTAATCATGGCTAAGAAAGGTGCGGTAGAAGATTTGAGAAATTCACTTTCTGCAAGTGGTGAAGTGTTCAACTTCCTTGAATCTGTTTCTAACAAATATGGCATTGGATTTTGGAAACCGGGTGCTGGTATCATTCACCAGGTTGTTTTAGAGAACTACGCCTTCCCTGGTGGAATGATGATAGGAACTGATTCACACACTGTAAATGCAGGTGGATTAGGTATGGTTGCCATTGGTGTGGGTGGTGCAGATGCTGTAGATGTTATGGCCGGCATGCCATGGGAACTGAAATTCCCGAAACTTATTGGCGTAAAACTTACAGGTAAACTTAGTGGCTGGACTGCTCCTAAGGACGTTATTCTTAAAGTAGCAGGTATTCTTACGGTAAAAGGTGGTACTGGCGCGATAGTAGAATACTTTGGCGAAGGTGCTAAATCAATGTCTTGTACCGGTAAAGGAACCATCTGTAATATGGGAGCTGAAATTGGCGCTACTACCTCTACTTTCGGTTATGACGAATCTATGGACAGATACCTTCGTGCCACAGCAAGAGCAGAAGTTGCTGATTTAGCTAATGAAATAAAAGAGCACCTAACTGGTGATGATGAAGTGTACGCTAATCCTGAAAAATACTTTGATCAGGTAATTGAAATTAACCTTTCTGAATTAGAGCCACACATTAACGGGCCATTTACTCCGGACAGAGCTACTCCAGTTTCACAAATGAGAAAAGAAGCTGAAGCCAATGGTTGGCCAATGCATGTTGAATGGGGTTTAATAGGATCATGCACCAACTCTTCGTATGAAGATTTAACAAGAGCCGTTTCAATAGCAAAACAAGCTGTAGATAAGAAATTAAAACCTAAATCAGATTTTGGTATCAACCCAGGTTCTGAGCAAATAAGATTTACTGTTGAGCGTGACGGTATACTCGATGTATTCGACAAATTAGGAGCAAGAGTATTCACAAACGCCTGCGGCCCATGCATTGGTCAGTGGGATCGTGCCGGAGCAGATAAAAAAGAGAAAAATACCATTATTCACTCTTTTAACAGAAACTTCTCAAAAAGAGCGGATGGTAATCCAAATACACATGCATTTGTAACATCACCTGAAATGGTGGCAGCAGTTGCTATAAGTGGGGATCTTGGTTTCAACCCTTTAACTGATACACTAACAAATGAAGATGGTGAACAAGTGAAGTTAGATCCACCGTCTGGCTTTGAACTTCCGGAAAAAGGATTTGATGTGGAAGACAATGGCTATCAAGAACCTGCCAAAGATGGAAGCAGTGTTGAAGTAAAAGTAGCACCTGACTCGAAAAGATTACAATTACTTACTCCTTTCGAGCCATGGGATGGTAAGAACATCACAGGCATGAAACTTTTAATCAAAGCAAAAGGTAAGTGTACTACTGATCATATTTCAATGGCTGGTCCATGGTTAAGGTTCAGAGGGCACCTAGATAATATTGCAGATAATACTTTAACAGGAGCAGTTAATTACTTCAACGATGCTACCGATAAGGTTAAGAACCAGTTAACTGGCGAATACGGACCAGTTCCTTCTACTCAAAGAGATTACAAAGCCAAGGGTATCCCTACCATTGTTGTAGGAGATCATAACTACGGTGAAGGATCGTCAAGAGAGCATGCAGCAATGCAGCCAAGACATTTAGGTGTAAAAGTGATATTGGTTAAATCATTTGCCAGAATCCACGAAACCAACCTGAAGAAGCAAGGTATGTTAGGTTTAACTTTCGCTAATGAAAGTGATTATGACAAAATTCAGGAGGATGATACGTTTGATTTCTTAGACCTTGACAAGTTTGCTGAAGACAAACCACTAACAATGAGAATCAATCATGCTGATGGTTCGTCTGAAGAAATTAAACTAAATCATACTTATAATGAAGCTCAAATAGGCTGGTACAGAGCAGGTTCTGCGCTTAACTTGATTGCAGCTAAGGAGAAGAATTAA